In one Bradyrhizobium cosmicum genomic region, the following are encoded:
- a CDS encoding TIGR02186 family protein gives MMRALLAILLVTLTVSAARAERLIVSVSNHRVTVTPDYSGEELVLFGSIEKDASTPADRTTYDLVVTVMGPRADMVTRRKERAFGIWINTDYRQFLQVPSYLALFANRPFDVITSPEIARRQQIGLNNVLLTQRVSGDFADVVPQDAFRSAFVRLRTQRGLYREDAGAVTFLTPTLFRTGIPLPAEVPIGTYQVEIKLFADGAFIGKTETAFEIVKVGFEQFVAMSARQNGLIYGLVTAAMALMTGWMASIVFRKD, from the coding sequence ATGATGCGCGCGCTCCTCGCAATCCTGCTCGTCACGTTGACCGTCTCGGCCGCGCGCGCCGAGCGGCTGATCGTGTCGGTCTCCAACCATCGCGTCACGGTGACGCCGGACTATTCCGGCGAGGAGTTGGTGCTGTTCGGCTCGATCGAGAAGGATGCTTCCACACCGGCCGACCGTACGACATACGATCTCGTGGTCACCGTGATGGGCCCGCGCGCGGATATGGTGACACGGCGCAAGGAGCGCGCCTTCGGCATCTGGATCAACACCGACTACCGGCAGTTCCTGCAGGTGCCGAGCTATCTGGCGCTGTTCGCCAACCGCCCCTTCGATGTCATCACCTCGCCCGAGATCGCGCGGCGGCAGCAGATCGGGCTCAACAACGTGCTGCTGACCCAGCGCGTCAGCGGCGACTTTGCCGACGTGGTGCCGCAAGACGCCTTCCGCTCGGCCTTCGTCCGCCTGCGCACCCAGCGCGGCCTCTATCGCGAGGATGCGGGCGCGGTGACGTTCCTGACGCCGACGCTGTTCCGCACCGGCATTCCGCTGCCCGCGGAAGTGCCGATCGGAACCTATCAGGTCGAGATCAAGCTGTTCGCCGATGGCGCGTTCATCGGCAAGACCGAGACCGCGTTCGAGATTGTCAAGGTCGGCTTCGAGCAGTTCGTCGCGATGAGCGCGCGGCAGAACGGCCTGATCTACGGCCTCGTCACCGCGGCGATGGCGCTGATGACGGGCTGGATGGCGTCGATCGTGTTTCGCAAGGATTGA